A section of the Bacillus pumilus genome encodes:
- a CDS encoding TetR/AcrR family transcriptional regulator codes for MSTKDRIIQTAALLLRKQGYHATGLNQIIRESGTPKGSLYYYFPNGKEELAIAAVEYISQKVINRIEESFAYSDDPYLAIECFMTNIIRGFTEQENERGIPIVLLAAESKPEHTQLHTACKQEMIRWQKLVKEKLMNSGYEENKADELASLLHSMVIGGLSMTTTLKQTTPLEHVKCYLRHLFMRDE; via the coding sequence GTGAGTACGAAGGATAGAATTATTCAAACGGCCGCACTTCTTTTGCGCAAACAGGGGTATCATGCGACAGGATTGAATCAAATCATTAGAGAGAGCGGCACGCCTAAAGGATCTCTTTATTATTATTTTCCAAACGGAAAAGAAGAGCTAGCCATAGCAGCCGTTGAATATATTAGTCAAAAGGTCATCAATCGAATTGAAGAAAGCTTTGCCTATTCGGACGATCCTTATCTCGCCATCGAGTGTTTTATGACAAACATCATCCGAGGATTTACGGAGCAGGAAAATGAAAGAGGGATTCCGATTGTCTTACTGGCGGCAGAATCCAAGCCAGAACATACGCAGCTTCATACTGCATGTAAACAAGAGATGATCCGCTGGCAAAAGCTTGTGAAAGAAAAGCTCATGAACAGCGGATATGAAGAAAACAAAGCGGATGAGTTGGCTTCTCTCCTTCATTCAATGGTGATTGGGGGTCTATCGATGACCACAACACTCAAACAAACGACCCCGTTAGAACATGTGAAATGTTACCTTAGACACTTATTTATGCGAGATGAGTAA
- a CDS encoding zinc-dependent alcohol dehydrogenase, protein MRAVTYQGKNSIAVKKVDAPSIQDREDVIIRITSTAICGSDLHLYQGNFPLPIGYVIGHEPMGIVEEVGPDVTAVKKGDRVVIPFTVACGQCQYCHHHLESQCDNSNPHYDSGGLFGYSEKYGNYPGGQAEYLRVPFGNYTPFKIPDDCELEDEQLLFLSDVLPTAYWSVEHAGVKKGDTVIVLGCGPVGLMAQQFAWQKGAERVIAVDYIDYRLRHAKQMSGVEVFDFTEDPDMGETLKELTKGGADVVIDCVGMDGKKSPLEKIEQKLKLQGGTIGPIQIATKAVRKCGTVQMTGVYGGLYNMFPLGAFFARNVTLKMGQAPARGYMSKLYQKVTTGEIDPRAIITHQLPLDDAAHAYHIFNDKKDDCIKVILKP, encoded by the coding sequence GTGAGAGCTGTTACGTACCAAGGGAAAAATAGCATTGCAGTGAAGAAAGTAGATGCGCCATCGATTCAAGATCGGGAAGATGTGATCATCCGAATAACATCAACAGCCATTTGTGGATCTGATTTACATTTGTATCAGGGGAATTTCCCGCTTCCAATCGGCTATGTGATTGGGCATGAGCCAATGGGGATTGTGGAGGAAGTTGGCCCGGATGTTACGGCAGTAAAAAAGGGAGACCGTGTCGTTATTCCATTTACCGTTGCATGTGGGCAATGCCAATATTGTCATCACCACTTAGAAAGTCAATGCGACAACTCAAACCCGCACTACGATTCGGGTGGACTTTTTGGATATAGTGAGAAATATGGCAATTATCCTGGAGGACAGGCAGAATATTTACGCGTGCCTTTTGGCAATTACACTCCGTTTAAGATCCCAGATGATTGTGAGCTGGAGGATGAACAATTGTTGTTCTTATCGGATGTTCTTCCAACTGCCTACTGGAGTGTTGAGCATGCTGGTGTGAAAAAAGGTGATACGGTCATTGTGTTAGGCTGTGGACCTGTTGGACTAATGGCGCAGCAATTTGCATGGCAAAAAGGGGCAGAACGTGTGATTGCGGTCGATTACATTGATTACCGTCTGCGACATGCAAAACAGATGAGCGGTGTAGAAGTATTTGATTTTACAGAAGATCCCGACATGGGAGAAACGTTAAAGGAGCTGACCAAGGGCGGAGCCGATGTTGTAATCGACTGTGTGGGAATGGACGGGAAGAAGTCACCGCTTGAAAAAATTGAGCAGAAGCTCAAACTGCAAGGTGGAACAATCGGACCCATTCAAATTGCCACAAAAGCCGTCCGCAAATGTGGAACGGTGCAGATGACGGGTGTGTACGGTGGCCTATATAACATGTTCCCATTAGGCGCCTTTTTCGCAAGAAACGTCACCCTGAAAATGGGACAGGCTCCGGCGAGAGGCTACATGTCAAAGCTCTATCAAAAAGTGACAACTGGCGAAATTGATCCTAGAGCGATCATCACACATCAATTGCCGTTAGATGATGCCGCTCATGCGTATCACATATTTAATGATAAGAAGGATGATTGTATAAAGGTCATTTTAAAGCCATAA
- a CDS encoding quercetin 2,3-dioxygenase — MSEQPQSIKQSEGTSFYTVSGSGKLYGLENQLVHVLAEANQTNQLFELVLITGGKGAYFPLHCHEHLFETIFVLEGKLEVILDGKKYMVTAFDYIHIPPKTIHGYRMHSHKTRFISYTLGGKMTDVYQQIGKKLKRNEWPMTDLAFDAASFEQAEKESDLILMHGIRQLSNTTKPSVLFHSLLPQAVQPYVLEAGEGKQYIVDGQLHELIATTETTGGGFTHFVIEGAKGKYFPPHYHQVHTEALYCVEGKMNLQLNGEDICLMPGDFAYIPPYTVHSYEFVSHSNKFLLLLLPGKIEQLYEQFEEAQSPSICPYFIQEGNLMIDRETSSQYDLVFIEKG, encoded by the coding sequence ATGTCGGAGCAACCGCAATCGATCAAGCAATCCGAAGGTACCTCTTTTTATACCGTGTCTGGTTCAGGGAAACTGTATGGGCTGGAAAATCAGCTTGTTCATGTGCTGGCAGAAGCAAATCAAACGAATCAGCTGTTTGAGCTTGTCTTAATCACAGGTGGGAAAGGAGCTTATTTTCCACTTCACTGTCATGAGCACTTATTTGAAACCATATTTGTGCTGGAAGGAAAGCTTGAGGTGATCTTGGACGGTAAAAAATATATGGTCACAGCCTTCGATTATATTCATATCCCGCCCAAAACAATCCATGGCTACAGAATGCATAGTCACAAAACACGATTTATTTCATATACGTTGGGCGGAAAAATGACAGATGTCTATCAGCAAATTGGGAAAAAGCTTAAGCGGAACGAATGGCCGATGACCGATCTTGCTTTCGATGCAGCTAGCTTTGAACAAGCTGAAAAAGAAAGCGATCTCATATTGATGCATGGTATCCGGCAGCTGTCCAATACAACAAAGCCCTCCGTTTTATTTCATAGTCTGCTCCCTCAGGCGGTGCAGCCTTACGTATTAGAGGCTGGTGAAGGGAAGCAATATATTGTGGATGGTCAGCTACATGAGTTGATCGCAACAACAGAAACAACTGGAGGCGGGTTCACTCATTTTGTAATCGAAGGCGCGAAAGGAAAATATTTTCCCCCGCATTATCATCAAGTACATACAGAAGCACTCTATTGCGTTGAGGGAAAAATGAATCTTCAGTTGAACGGAGAGGATATATGCCTGATGCCAGGTGACTTTGCCTATATACCGCCGTATACGGTTCACTCTTATGAATTTGTGTCTCATTCTAATAAATTTTTACTTTTGCTGCTCCCGGGAAAGATTGAGCAGTTGTATGAGCAGTTTGAAGAAGCGCAAAGCCCGAGTATATGTCCTTATTTTATTCAAGAAGGGAACTTGATGATCGATCGAGAGACTTCTTCTCAATATGATTTGGTCTTTATTGAAAAAGGATAA
- a CDS encoding MarR family winged helix-turn-helix transcriptional regulator, which yields MQHFELEASLLDHALTKYLKATKQIDEENIPKNVTNVKGFILRIIYRHQSCTVKNILQEVSLSPSATTTALNHLEDEGLIIRSRNNNDRRTVWIELSESGEQIAKQMIDNRQLLVNQLFNHLSEEDKKTFFELIEKMMDEHTLKA from the coding sequence ATGCAACATTTCGAGCTAGAGGCAAGTTTATTAGACCATGCGCTGACAAAGTATTTAAAAGCGACGAAACAAATAGATGAAGAGAACATCCCGAAAAACGTCACGAATGTGAAAGGGTTTATTTTACGCATCATTTATCGTCATCAATCATGTACTGTGAAAAATATTCTACAGGAAGTTTCATTATCTCCCTCTGCAACAACAACCGCTCTCAATCACTTAGAAGATGAAGGGCTCATTATCCGCTCTCGAAATAATAATGACCGTCGTACTGTATGGATTGAACTCTCTGAATCTGGTGAACAAATTGCAAAACAAATGATCGACAACCGCCAATTGCTTGTCAATCAGCTGTTCAACCACCTTTCAGAAGAAGATAAAAAAACATTTTTTGAATTAATTGAAAAAATGATGGACGAGCATACATTAAAGGCTTAG